A genomic region of Actinomycetota bacterium contains the following coding sequences:
- a CDS encoding phosphate ABC transporter ATP-binding protein, translating into GMVFQKPNPFPKSIFDNVAFGLRVNGVNEDIGDRVEGALKQAALWDEVRRDLKKNAYALSGGQQQRLCIARAIAVNPDVILMDEPCSALDPIATAKIEDLMRELRSQYSIVIVTHNMQQAARTSDMTAFLTAETSEDGNMRTGVLVEFDRTELIFTRPSDPRTEAYITGRFG; encoded by the coding sequence GGCATGGTGTTCCAGAAGCCCAATCCATTCCCGAAGTCGATCTTCGACAACGTGGCTTTCGGCCTGAGGGTCAACGGCGTCAATGAAGACATCGGGGACCGCGTCGAAGGGGCACTCAAGCAGGCAGCCTTGTGGGACGAGGTGCGTAGAGATCTCAAGAAGAACGCGTACGCACTTTCCGGAGGTCAGCAGCAGCGGCTGTGCATCGCGCGCGCCATCGCAGTCAACCCGGACGTCATCCTGATGGACGAGCCCTGCTCCGCCCTCGACCCGATCGCGACGGCAAAGATCGAGGATCTCATGCGCGAGCTGCGGAGCCAGTACTCGATCGTGATCGTCACCCACAACATGCAGCAAGCCGCCAGGACTTCGGACATGACGGCCTTCCTCACCGCAGAGACCTCGGAGGACGGCAACATGCGTACCGGCGTGCTCGTCGAGTTCGATCGGACTGAACTGATCTTCACGCGCCCATCCGATCCACGGACCGAGGCGTACATCACCGGAAGGTTCGGTTG